The Amycolatopsis sp. NBC_01480 genome segment ATGAACGTGCCGATCACGCGCGAGGTGAAGAAGCCGCGGCTGTCGTTGACGACGATCGGGGTCTTCTTGATCTGCAGGGTGTAGTCGAAGACCTTGGCCAGCGTGGCCGGCGAGGTCTTCTCCCCGCAGATGATCTCGACCAGCGGCATCTTGTCCACCGGCGAGAAGAAGTGGATCCCGATGAAGTCCTCCTGCCGCTGCACGCCCTCGGCGAGCGTGGTGATCGGCAGGGTGGAGGTGTTGGAGCCCAGCACCGCGTCGGCGTTCACGATGCCCTCGATCTCGCCGAACACCTTGTGCTTGAGCTCGACGCTCTCGAACACGGCCTCGATCACGAAGTCGACGCCGGCGAAGTCGGCCGCGTCGGCTGTCGGCTTGATCTTGGCCAGCAGCGCGTCGGACTTCTCCTGCGTGGTCTTGCCACGCGAGAGGGCCTTCTCCTCGATCTTGGCGGCGTAGCCCTTGCCTCGCTCGGCGGCTTCCTGGCTGACGTCCTTGAGCACGACGTCGATCCCGGCTTTCGCTGACACGTAAGCGATCGCGGCGCCCATCATGCCCGCGCCGAGCACGCCGACCTTGCGGGCGGTGTACTTCTCGAAGCCGTCCGGACGCGAGCCGCCCGAGTTGATCGTCTGCAGGTCGAAGAAAAACGCCTTGGTCATGTTCTTCGAGACCTGCCCGGTGGCCAGGTGCACGAAGTAGCGCGACTCCACCGTGATCGCGGTGTCGAAGTCGACCTGCGCGCCCTCGATGGCCGTGGCCAGGATCGCCCGCGGGGCCGGCATCGGCGCGCCCTTGAGCTGCTTGCGCAGGTTCGCCGGGAACGCGGGCAGGTTCGCCGCGAAGCTCGGGTTCGACGGGGTGCCGCCCGGGATCTTGTAACCCTTGACGTCCCACGGCTGCACGCCGCCCTCGGGGTTCGCCTTGATCCACGCCTTGGCGGCGGGCACCAGCTCCTCGACGGTGTCCACGACCTCGTGCACCAGGCCCAGCTCCAGCGCCTTGCGCGGACGGTGGCGCTGTCCCTGCAACAGCACGTTCAGCAGCGCGCTCTGGATGCCCAGCAGCCGCACGGTCCGGACCACGCCGCCACCGCCGGGCAGCAGGCCCAGGGTGACCTCGGGCAGGCCGATCTGGCTGCCCTTGGCGTCGGCCGCGATGCGGTGGTGCGTGGCGAGCGCGATCTCCAGGCCGCCGCCGAGCGCGGCGCCGTTGATGGCCGCGACCACCGGCTTGCCCAGCTGCTCGATGCGCCGCATCTGGCTCTTCATCGCCGTGCTCGACGCGGTGAACTCGGCCGCGTGCTCCGGCTTCGCCTGGATCAGGTCGTTCAGGTCGCCGCCGGCGAAGAAGGTCTTCTTCGCCGAAGTGACGACCACGCCGGTGATGTCGTCCTTCTCCGCCTCCAGCCGGTCGACGATCACGCCGAGCGACTCGCGGAACGCGGCGTTCATCGTGTTCGCCGACTGGTTCGGGTCGTCGAGGGTCAGCGTGACGATGCCGTCGGCATCCTGCTCCCAGCGGATGGTCTTGCTCTCAGCCATTTGAGTCCTCACACCCGCTCGATGATGGTCGCGACGCCCATGCCGCCGCCGATGCACAGGGTCACCAGCGCGCGCCGCGCCTGGCGCCGTTCCAGCTCGTCGACCACGGTGCCGACCAGCATCGCGCCGGTGGCGCCGAGCGGGTGGCCCATGGCGATCGCGCCGCCGTTGACGTTCACCTTCTCGTCCGGCAGGTGCAGGTCCTTCTGCCACTTGAGCACGACGGACGCGAACGCCTCGTTCAGCTCCCACAGGTCGATGTCGTCCGGGGTCAGGCCCGCGGTCTTGAGCACCTTCTCGGTGGCCGGCGTCGGGCCGGTGAGCATGATGGTCGGCTCGGAGCCGATCGACGCGGTGGCCACGATGCGCGCCCGCGGGGTGAGCCCGAAGGTCTTGCCGACGGCCTCGCTGCCGACGAGCACCAGCGCGGCGCCGTCGACGATGCCGGAGGAGTTGCCGCCCGTGTGGACGTGGTCGATCCGCTCGACCTGGTGGTACTTCTGCAGCGCGACGGCGTCGAAGCCGCCCATCTCGCCGATCGCGGTGAACGCGGGCTTGAGCTTGCCGAGGCCCTCGACGGTGCTGCCCGGGCGGCGGTGCTCGTCGTGGTCGAGGATCGTGACGCCGTTGATGTCCTTGACCGGCACCACGGACTTCGCGAAGTAGCCGCCGGACCAGGCCGCCTCGGCCTTCTCCTGCGAGCGCACGGCGAACCGGTCGACGTCCTCGCGGGAGAAGCCCTCCATGGTCGCGATCAGGTCGGCGCCGATGCCCTGCGGGACGATGTACTGGTCGTACGCGGTGGCCGGGTCCATGAACAGCGCGCCGCCGTCGGAGCCCATCGGCACGCGCGACATCGACTCGACGCCGCCGGCGATGACCAGGTTGTCCCAGCCCGAGCGCACCTTCTGCGCCGCGGTGTTGGTGGCCTCCAGGCCGGACGCGCAGAACCGATTGAGCTGGACGCCCGCGACCGTCTCCGGCAGGCCGGAGACCAGCGCCGCCGTGCGCGCGATGTCGGCGCCCTGCTCGCCCACCGGGGAGACGACGCCGAGCACGATGTCGTCGATCGCGGCGGGGTCGAGGTTCGGGTGGCGGACCTTGAGCTCTTCGATCAGGCCGGCCACCAGGTCGACCGGCTTGGTGCCGTGCAGCGCACCGCCCTTGTTCTTGCCCCGAGGCGTGCGAATCGCCTCGTAGATGTAGGCCTCGCTACTCACTGAACACTCCTCCGCACAGGGCGTCTGGATGGACACTTCGTTGGATCAGTCGACGTGCACCGGCACTGCCAGCATACCCGTCAGTAGTGCTAATGCCGATTAACATATGCCCTCGGAACCCGATGGTGTCAATGGGTTGCCACTGTTCCGATTAAGGCTATGGTCGGTTCACCATGAGTACCGATCCCGCCCGCGCGCCGCGGCCCCGCGACCGCAAGGCCCAGCTCGCCGCGGTCGCCGCCGGGCTGTTCCGCGCCCGCGGCTTCCACGGGGTGGGGATCAACGACATCGCCGCCGCGGCGGGCGTCACCGGGCCCGCGCTGTACCGGCACTTCACCGACAAGCAGGCGATCCTGGCGTACGTCGTGCTCAGCGGGATCGACGACATGGAGGCGGTCACGGCGGACGCGCTGACGGACTCCGTGCCGGCGTCCGAGCAGCTCCAGACCCTGCTCACCGGCTTGGCGGCGCAGGCCGTGGAACGCCGGGAGATCGCCGCGCTGTGGCGCTGGGAGGGCCCGCACCTGGCGCGCGAGGAGCGCCGGGAGATCCGCCGCCGCTCCGGCGCGGTGCTCGACGCGTGGACCAAATTGGTGCTCACGACCCGGCCAGAACTGCCCGCCGAAGAGGCCGAGCTGCTGTGCTGGGCCGCGCTGTCGGTGTTCGGCAGCGTGTCCGTGCACCACACCACCGTGGCCCGGAAACGGTTCATCGCGCTGCTCGTGGAACTGGCGACGGCTGTGGTGGAAACCACACTGCCGTCGGCCACGACGCCGCCGCCCGCGCCGGTCGCGGGCCTCGGCACACCGTCACGCCGTGAGCAGGTGCTGGCGGCCGCGACGGCACTGTTCGCCGAACGCGGTTTCCACGCGGTCAGCATGGAGGACATCGGCGCGGCGGCGGGCATCGCCGGCCCGAGCGTCTACCGCCACTTCCCGAGCAAGGCCGCGCTGATGGTCGCCATCGGCCACCGCGCCGCCGACCGCCTCGCGCTGGCCGCCGAGCAGGCCCTCCAGGCGCCGGACGAGGCGACCGGCCTGCGCCGCCTCGCCGCGTCGTACGTCCACACGCTGCTGCACACGCCGGAACTGCTGGTCTCCTTCACCGCCGACCGCGTCACCATGCCCGAGCGCGACAAGGCCGACCTGCTGCGGGTCCAGCGCGACTACGTGGGCCAATGGCTCAGCCTGCTCACCGCCGTCCACCCGGGACTGCCGGCACGCGAGGCGAAGGTCCGCGTCCACGCGGCGCTCACCGTGGCCAACGACCTGAGCCGCACCCGCCGCGTCTCCGGGCGGCCGCACCTGCAGGCCGAGCTGACCGCGCTGCTGCACGCCGTCCTCGGGCTCGGCTGACCGCGAAACCGCTCCCGATCAAGGCTTTGCCGTGCAACGATGCCGCGTGCCCCCACGACAGCGACTCCACCTGGTCGGCGAGGACGAGGACCACCGCGTCTCGACGCTCGAGCTGTTCTTCGACCTCGTTTTCGTCTACGCCATCACGCAGACGACCCAGCTGATGGCCGACCACCTGAGCCTGCTCGGCGTCGCGCAGGGGCTGATGGTGCTGGCGGTGCTGTGGTGGTGCTGGTGCAGCTACGCGTGGCTCGGCACGACGATCCACGTGGACCAGGGGATCGCGCGGCTGGCGATGTTCGGCGCGATGGCCGTGATGTTCCTGGTGTCCCTCACCGTGCCCGAGGCGTTCACCGACCCGCCGGGCGGCCTGGACGCGCCGCTGCTGTTCGTCGGGTGTTACGCGGTGGTGCGGCTGCTGCACGAAGTCGCGTACCTCGGCGCGGCGCGGCACGACCCGGAGCTGCGCCGGGTGCTGCTGCGGATGCTGCGCGGCCTGGTGCCGAGCATCGCGCTGCTGGTCGTGGCGACGTTCCTGCACGGGCCGTGGCAGCTCGTGGTGTGGGCGGTGGCGCTGTTCGTCGACTACCTCAACGTCTACCTGTCCGGCCCGGCCGGCTGGCGGCTGAACTCGCCGGCCCACTTCTCCGAGCGGTTCGGGCTGATCGTGATCATCGCGCTGGGCGAGTCGATCGTGGCGATCGGGATCGGCATCGGCGAGCTGCCGATGACCTGGCTCGTCGCCGGGTCGGCGATCTGCGGGATCGCGCTGGCGGCCGGGATGTGGTGGACGTACTTCGACGTCGTCGCCCATGCCGCGGAGCACCGGCTCACGCGCGCGACCGGGCTGGAGCGCACGAAGATCGCCACCGACTCGTACACCTTCCTGCACCTGCCGCTGATCGCCGGCGTGGTGCTCGTGGCGCTGGGGCTGAAGAAGTCGTTCCTGTACCTGGCCGACACCGTCCACTATGGACCTTCGGTGGCGCTGCACGGCGTGCCGCTCTGGTCGCTCACCGGCGGCCTCGCGCTCTACCTCGTGGCGGTCAGCTCATTGCGCCGCCGCAATCTCGGGAGCTGGAACCGTCAGCGGCTGGTGCTGGCCGTGGTGCTGCTCGCGCTGACACCGCTGCTGGAACACGTGCCCGCGGCCGTGCTGGTGCTGATCGTGGCCGCCACCGTGCTCGCGCTGATCGCGTTCGAACGCACGCCGTGGGCGCGTCGTCCGGTCAGCGTCCCGCGAGTTGGCCGATGACCCCGAGCAACGCCAGCTTTTCGTAGTCCTCGGAGCCGGGCGTGGCCGTGAAGACGAGCAGCGACTGCGCGAGGTCGTCGGTGTAGAGGAACTGGCAGTCCAGCTCGATGCCGCCCAGCTCCGGGTGGACGACCACCTTGCGCCGCGCGGGTTTCAGGCCCACCTCGTGCCGTTCCCACAGCTCGGCGAACTCGGCGCTCTGCTCCGAAAGCCGCCGTACCAGCTCGGCGACGCGGGTGTCGCGACCAAGCCGGGACGACGTCGCGCGCAGGCCCGAGACGAGTTCACGAGCGAACTTCTCGTGGTAGCTGTCCGGATAGATCGCGCGCTCGGCGGGATCGGTGAACCAGCGGTAGACCGCGCTGCGGGCCGGGCCGGTGTACCCGCTGTGGTCGCCGAGCAGCGCGGCCGCGAGCCGGTTCTGCGCAAGCGTTTCGCCGAGGTCGGACAGCACCATCGCGGGGGTGTCCTCGAGCCGGTCGAGCACCCGCAGCAGCGCCGGGCTCACGTGGTCCATCCGCGCCATCCGGGTCGGCGTGCCGTGGCCGGCCAGGCGGAACAGGTGGTCGCGCTCGTCGGCCGAAAGCCGCAGCCCGCGCGCGATCGCGGCCAGCATCTGCTCCGACGGCTGCGGCCCGCGCCGCTGCTCGAGGCGGGTGTAGTAGTCGGTCGACATGCCGGACAGCGTCGCGATCTCCTCGCGGCGCAGGCCGCTGGTGCGCCGGCGCGGCCCCTTGGGCAGGCCGACGTCGGCGGGCTGCAGCGCCTCGCGGCGCCGGCGCAGGAAGTCGGCCATTCCGGGACGGTCCATACCGTCCATTATCGGCGCCCGCCCGCGGCGAGCCAGGGATCGCCGATCCCTGGCTCGCCGGACTCTGCCCGTCGCGTCGCGCCGGGCTCACACTCGGCGCATGACATCCGGACAGTGGAAACTCCCCGATCTCACCGGGCGCACGATGGTGGTCACGGGCGCGTCGAGCGGGCTCGGCGCGGTCACCGCGCGCGAACTCGCGCAGGCAGGCGCCCACGTGGTGCTGGCCGTACGCGATGTGGCGAAGGGCGAACGCGTCGCCGCGGGCATCGGCGGGAAGACCGAGGTGCGCGCGCTCGATCTGGCCGATCTCGCTTCGGTGCGCGCGTTCGCCGACGCGTGGACGGGAAAGCTCGACGTGCTGGTCAACAACGCCGGGATCATGGCCGTGCCCCGAGGGAAAACGGCCGACGGCTTCGAGGACCACTTCGGCACCAACCACCTCGGCCCGTTCGCGCTGACGAACCTGCTGCTGCCGCACATCACCGACCGCGTGGTCACGGTCTCATCCGGGCTCGCGCGGATCGGCACCATCCGGCTGGACGACCTGAACTGGGAGCGCCGTCGCTACCAGCCGATGCGCGCGTACGGCGCTTCGAAGCTCGCGAACCTGCTGTTCACGCTGGAGCTGCAACGCCGTCTTACTGCCGCGGGCAGCTCCGTACGGGCGCTCGCCGCGCACCCCGGCGTCGCGGCGACTTCGCTGGATCAGCACCTTCGCGGACCACAGCAGGCCGTCACGCGCTTCAGCTACCGCTTCATGGCGCAGCGCGAAGCCGCGTACGGCGCGTTGCCGACGCTGTACGCAGTAGCCGAAGACCTGCCCGGGAACTCGTACGTTGGCCCCACCGGCCGTTCCGGCGCACGACCGTCGCTCGAGCGTCGACGAAAGGCCGACAGCGACGCCGACCTCGCGAAGCAGCTGTGGGAGGTCTCGGCGCGGCTCACCGGCGTCAACCGGCACGAGTGAGGGACGGCACTGGCGCATCCGGGCACTCCACGTTAACCTACTGGTGAGTAGGTAACGCGAGGGAGAGGCCATATGGCTGCGCCAAGGAAACGAGACGCGATGGGCTTCGGCCTGGCCGCGCTCACCCGGTTGGCCGGGAGCAAGGTGATCGGCAAGGCGGGGCTCCGCGAACCCGTGCAGAACCTGGTCAAGGCCGGGACGCGCACCGGTTTTCGCGCCGCCGGGGCGGCCACGCGGTCGTTCACCTCGGTGCAGCGGCTGGGCAAGCCCGCGCGGCTCGCCCACGCGTCCGGCGCGGGCCTGTTCGACCTGACGCCGAGCGAGGACCAGCAGCTCATCGTCGAGACGGTGACCGAGTTCGCCGCCGAGCAGCTGCGGCCCGCCGCCGCGGACGCCGACGCCAAGCTCGAAGCCCCCGAAGGCCTGCTGACGCGCGCGGCCGAGCTGGGCATCAGCCTCGTCGGGATTCCGGAAGAACTGGGTGGCGTCGGCACCGAGCGTTCGGTGGTCACCAACGCGCTGGTCGCCGAGGCCCTCGCGCACGGCGACCTGGGGCTGGCCGTGGCCGTGCTCGCGCCGTCGGCCGTCAGCACCGCGCTGGTGGCGTGGGGCGACGAGCAGCAGCAGGCCGATTACGTGCCCGCGTTCGCCGGCGAGCAGGTGCCCGCGGCGGCGCTGGCGCTGCAGGAGCGCGCGCCGCTGTTCGACCCGTTCAAGCCGGCCACCAAGGCGAAGCGCACGCCGAAGGGCTATCAGCTCGACGGCGTGAAGTCGCTTGTGCCGCGCGCCGCGCAGGCCGAGCTCTTCATCGTGTCGGCCGATCTCGAAGGCCGTGGCCCGGCGTTGTTCATCGTCGAGTCTTCGAGCGCGGGCGTGTCGGTCGAATCCGAGCCGGCCATGGGCCTGCGCGGCGCCGCGACCGGGAAGCTGCACCTGGAGAAGGTCGCGCTGTCCGCGGGCGCGCTGCTGGGCGGCGGCAAGGCGGACGTCTTCGCCGAGGTCGTCCGGCTGTCGCGGCTGGGCTGGGCGGCGCTCGCGGCCGGGACCGCGAAGGCCGTGCTCGACTACGTGGTGCCGTACGTGAACGAGCGCACGGCGTTCGGCGAGCCGATCAGCCACCGTCAGGCCGTGGCGTTCTCGGTGGCGGACATCGCGATCGAGCTGGAGGGCCTGCGCTTGGTGACGCTGCGCGCGGCCGCGCGGGCCGAGCAGGGCCTGCCGTACGCGCGGGAGGCCGCGCTGGCGCGCAAGCTGGCCGTGGACAAGGGCATGCAGATCGGCAACGCGGGGGTGCAGCTGCTCGGCGGGCACGGCTTCGTCAAGGAGCACCCGGTGGAGCGCTGGTACCGCGACCTGCGGGCGATCGGCGTCATGGAAGGCGCCGTCCTTCTCTAAACCTCGTGAGTGTTCCGGACGGTTCTAACCGTCATAAACACTCACGAGTCTCCTTTTCGAAAGGCAGCTCATGATCAACCTTGAGGTTCCGAAGAAGGCCGGCGCGCTGATCAACCAGGCGTACCAGGCCGCGGCCGAGGTGTTCCGGCCGATCTCGCGCAAGTACGACCGCGCCGAGCACACCTACCCGGCCGAGCTGGACATGTTCGCGGCCCTGCTGGACGGCCTCAACTCCTCGGGCGAGGGCGGCGCGGGCGCGGCTGGCGTACGACGGTCCGGAGACGACGCTGCGAAGGGAAACCGCAACGGCGCCAACCTGAACGTCGTCCTCGGCACGATCGAAATGTGCTGGGGCGACGTGGGCCTCCTGCTGTCGATGCCGCGTCAGGGCTTGGGCAACGCGGCCATCGGCTCAGTGGCGACGGACGAGCAGCTGGAGCGTTTCTCCGGCCTGTGGGCGGCAATGGCGATCACCGAGCCCGGCTGCGGCTCGGACTCCGCCGCGATCACCACCACGGCCGTCGAGGACGGCGACGCCTATGTCTTGAACGGCGAGAAGATCTTCGTGACGTCCGGCCAGCGCGCCGACGCCGTGGTCGTCTGGGCCACTTTGGACAAGTCCAAGGGCCGCGCCGCGATCAAGAGTTTTGTGGTCGAGAAGGGCACGCCGGGCTTCGAGGTCGTGCGCGTGGAGCACAAACTCGGAATCCGCGCCTCCGACACGGCCGTCCTGCGCTTCGAAAACTGCCGAGTCCCGCGCGAAAACCTCCTGGGCACCCCGGAAA includes the following:
- a CDS encoding helix-turn-helix transcriptional regulator, which gives rise to MDRPGMADFLRRRREALQPADVGLPKGPRRRTSGLRREEIATLSGMSTDYYTRLEQRRGPQPSEQMLAAIARGLRLSADERDHLFRLAGHGTPTRMARMDHVSPALLRVLDRLEDTPAMVLSDLGETLAQNRLAAALLGDHSGYTGPARSAVYRWFTDPAERAIYPDSYHEKFARELVSGLRATSSRLGRDTRVAELVRRLSEQSAEFAELWERHEVGLKPARRKVVVHPELGGIELDCQFLYTDDLAQSLLVFTATPGSEDYEKLALLGVIGQLAGR
- a CDS encoding acyl-CoA dehydrogenase family protein, whose translation is MGFGLAALTRLAGSKVIGKAGLREPVQNLVKAGTRTGFRAAGAATRSFTSVQRLGKPARLAHASGAGLFDLTPSEDQQLIVETVTEFAAEQLRPAAADADAKLEAPEGLLTRAAELGISLVGIPEELGGVGTERSVVTNALVAEALAHGDLGLAVAVLAPSAVSTALVAWGDEQQQADYVPAFAGEQVPAAALALQERAPLFDPFKPATKAKRTPKGYQLDGVKSLVPRAAQAELFIVSADLEGRGPALFIVESSSAGVSVESEPAMGLRGAATGKLHLEKVALSAGALLGGGKADVFAEVVRLSRLGWAALAAGTAKAVLDYVVPYVNERTAFGEPISHRQAVAFSVADIAIELEGLRLVTLRAAARAEQGLPYAREAALARKLAVDKGMQIGNAGVQLLGGHGFVKEHPVERWYRDLRAIGVMEGAVLL
- a CDS encoding low temperature requirement protein A is translated as MPPRQRLHLVGEDEDHRVSTLELFFDLVFVYAITQTTQLMADHLSLLGVAQGLMVLAVLWWCWCSYAWLGTTIHVDQGIARLAMFGAMAVMFLVSLTVPEAFTDPPGGLDAPLLFVGCYAVVRLLHEVAYLGAARHDPELRRVLLRMLRGLVPSIALLVVATFLHGPWQLVVWAVALFVDYLNVYLSGPAGWRLNSPAHFSERFGLIVIIALGESIVAIGIGIGELPMTWLVAGSAICGIALAAGMWWTYFDVVAHAAEHRLTRATGLERTKIATDSYTFLHLPLIAGVVLVALGLKKSFLYLADTVHYGPSVALHGVPLWSLTGGLALYLVAVSSLRRRNLGSWNRQRLVLAVVLLALTPLLEHVPAAVLVLIVAATVLALIAFERTPWARRPVSVPRVGR
- a CDS encoding acetyl-CoA C-acetyltransferase, which encodes MSSEAYIYEAIRTPRGKNKGGALHGTKPVDLVAGLIEELKVRHPNLDPAAIDDIVLGVVSPVGEQGADIARTAALVSGLPETVAGVQLNRFCASGLEATNTAAQKVRSGWDNLVIAGGVESMSRVPMGSDGGALFMDPATAYDQYIVPQGIGADLIATMEGFSREDVDRFAVRSQEKAEAAWSGGYFAKSVVPVKDINGVTILDHDEHRRPGSTVEGLGKLKPAFTAIGEMGGFDAVALQKYHQVERIDHVHTGGNSSGIVDGAALVLVGSEAVGKTFGLTPRARIVATASIGSEPTIMLTGPTPATEKVLKTAGLTPDDIDLWELNEAFASVVLKWQKDLHLPDEKVNVNGGAIAMGHPLGATGAMLVGTVVDELERRQARRALVTLCIGGGMGVATIIERV
- a CDS encoding 3-hydroxyacyl-CoA dehydrogenase NAD-binding domain-containing protein, which codes for MAESKTIRWEQDADGIVTLTLDDPNQSANTMNAAFRESLGVIVDRLEAEKDDITGVVVTSAKKTFFAGGDLNDLIQAKPEHAAEFTASSTAMKSQMRRIEQLGKPVVAAINGAALGGGLEIALATHHRIAADAKGSQIGLPEVTLGLLPGGGGVVRTVRLLGIQSALLNVLLQGQRHRPRKALELGLVHEVVDTVEELVPAAKAWIKANPEGGVQPWDVKGYKIPGGTPSNPSFAANLPAFPANLRKQLKGAPMPAPRAILATAIEGAQVDFDTAITVESRYFVHLATGQVSKNMTKAFFFDLQTINSGGSRPDGFEKYTARKVGVLGAGMMGAAIAYVSAKAGIDVVLKDVSQEAAERGKGYAAKIEEKALSRGKTTQEKSDALLAKIKPTADAADFAGVDFVIEAVFESVELKHKVFGEIEGIVNADAVLGSNTSTLPITTLAEGVQRQEDFIGIHFFSPVDKMPLVEIICGEKTSPATLAKVFDYTLQIKKTPIVVNDSRGFFTSRVIGTFINEAVAALGEGVEPASIEQAGSQAGYPAPPLQLMDELTLTLPRKIRKETRAAIEAAGGKWEAHASEAVIDTMLDEYDRKGRSTGAGFYEYDENGKRTGLWPGLRDAFKSGTGDVPFEDLKERMLFAEALETVKCFDEGVLTSVADANIGSIFGIGFPAWTGGVIQYINQYDGGLQGFVDRSRELAARYGDHFTPPESLVAKAAKGEIYE
- a CDS encoding acyl-CoA dehydrogenase family protein: MINLEVPKKAGALINQAYQAAAEVFRPISRKYDRAEHTYPAELDMFAALLDGLNSSGEGGAGAAGVRRSGDDAAKGNRNGANLNVVLGTIEMCWGDVGLLLSMPRQGLGNAAIGSVATDEQLERFSGLWAAMAITEPGCGSDSAAITTTAVEDGDAYVLNGEKIFVTSGQRADAVVVWATLDKSKGRAAIKSFVVEKGTPGFEVVRVEHKLGIRASDTAVLRFENCRVPRENLLGTPEIDTAKGFAGVMQTFDNTRPLVAAMAIGVARAALEETRAILSSAGVTIDYDRPSSTQHAAAATFLQLEADYEAAYLLTLESAWMADNRQPNSLQASMAKAKAGRSVVEITLKCVELAGVFGYTEESLLEKWARDAKILDIFEGTQQIQQLIVARRVLGKTSAQLK
- a CDS encoding oxidoreductase; the protein is MTSGQWKLPDLTGRTMVVTGASSGLGAVTARELAQAGAHVVLAVRDVAKGERVAAGIGGKTEVRALDLADLASVRAFADAWTGKLDVLVNNAGIMAVPRGKTADGFEDHFGTNHLGPFALTNLLLPHITDRVVTVSSGLARIGTIRLDDLNWERRRYQPMRAYGASKLANLLFTLELQRRLTAAGSSVRALAAHPGVAATSLDQHLRGPQQAVTRFSYRFMAQREAAYGALPTLYAVAEDLPGNSYVGPTGRSGARPSLERRRKADSDADLAKQLWEVSARLTGVNRHE
- a CDS encoding TetR/AcrR family transcriptional regulator is translated as MSTDPARAPRPRDRKAQLAAVAAGLFRARGFHGVGINDIAAAAGVTGPALYRHFTDKQAILAYVVLSGIDDMEAVTADALTDSVPASEQLQTLLTGLAAQAVERREIAALWRWEGPHLAREERREIRRRSGAVLDAWTKLVLTTRPELPAEEAELLCWAALSVFGSVSVHHTTVARKRFIALLVELATAVVETTLPSATTPPPAPVAGLGTPSRREQVLAAATALFAERGFHAVSMEDIGAAAGIAGPSVYRHFPSKAALMVAIGHRAADRLALAAEQALQAPDEATGLRRLAASYVHTLLHTPELLVSFTADRVTMPERDKADLLRVQRDYVGQWLSLLTAVHPGLPAREAKVRVHAALTVANDLSRTRRVSGRPHLQAELTALLHAVLGLG